The genomic stretch CCACCGCATCTGGACCTACGTTCACCAGCATATTTCGGTAATCACAGTCGCGACAAATGAAAAAAAATCCACTTTCGTCGGTCTGGGTTTCAATTTCATCGAAACCAAATGCGCATTGCAGTTTCGGCAAGTCCACTTGGCTACCTCCGCCGCGGCTTTCGCCGCTTTGCGAGTTGCCCAGACTCCGAGGGTCGGCGCGGCAACTCAGGACGCCCGTTCTTCAAGCGGCCTGTTAGCGAGGGCGCGCGCGTCATCTCGCGCCTGGTCTTCACCCGCAGAATCCCTGTCGGTTTCGTGCGGATCGCTCGATCGCGCGCAATTCGTGGGATTGCAAAGCCTTGCGGCTCGGCGCCCTGGTGCACAACTCGCGTGACCTTCTCCTGTTCTGAGGGGGTTGCGCATTGAGTTCAGTTCGGTCAGGCGAAGAACACAAACGGCAGTGTCAGCATCAGGTAGATCGCAAGTCCGGTGGCTGGCAGACCGGTGACGATCGCGATTGCCGCGACCGCGCTTCCGATTAGCGCGAGCGCAACCAGCCAGCGTGAGTCAGCTCTCTGAGCGCTGACGTCTGCGCGTGGGCTTGTATCGACGCGATGTTCTTTGTGCCACGACATGCATTTTCGAATGTGCAGGTCAAGCATGACTACTACCCCCAAGATGTATTCGTCGCCCCACGAACCCGTGTCCTGACTGGAACGTCAAGAGCGACTGCGGATGCAATCGATATCGATGCTCTCATGATAGCCGTCCGCGCACTTGAAAGTGGAAGGGCGCGAGTCTCCCGATCTGCAATCAGCTAATGCAAGACCTGTGGAGAGAAGCAAATCCGGGTGGGTGGGCGGTTGCACGCTGTCAGTTTGTGGTCGCAACAAAAACCGGAACAGGCCGCGCTTGCTCCGCATTGTGCGCTCGCAACAGAGCGACGACGCAGCACGGTTGCAGGAACCCTTCAGGGGCGGCAACGGATCGTACCGCCGCACCGTTTTCATTTTGAGCGTCGGGCATCGATCGGAGCCCGTCAGTGATGATGTGCCTTCGACTCGAATGTGTCAGGGTTCAGAAAACCTCCATTAAGGGGGCCTTCTTTCTTGCCGTGGACCTACGCTATTCAAAGGCGGGAAATGCAACATCACGATTGACTTCGCGCTTGTATATAACCCGCTGCAAAACGAAACTAGCACGTCATCAGTCGGCGCGGGTGTCGAACTCCGGGTCCTGATCGTAAAGGCGCATGGCGCCGGTGGAGGAGACGATCCGCAGTTCGCAGTCGGCCGCGCAGCGCGCCGTGCAGGTGCGCCGTGGTCCGGCCGGGAAAGCCTTGAATTCGCAGGGTGTTCCTGCGCCCCGTGCCCTAGTCCGGCCAGAACATCGGATCGAGGACCTGTTCCATCGGCCACGGGCAGCGCTCAGGAAAAAACGCAAACCCGATATTCGTCTCCTTGCTCGCTTCCTGGCGGGCATCGGCCCACACGTCCTTGATCCACTCGTCGTCGGCCAGAATCGGCTGCAGACTGGGTGTGCCCCTCAGCTGCGCCTTCAACCGCTCGCGTTGCACACGGATCATCGAACGCAAGCTCGGCGAGCGCAACTCCGGCTGGTACTGCCACTTGAGAAGCCACGCGGTAAGGCCCGCGATGCGGCGCGTGATGTTGCGCACTTCTGCTCTGGCTACGTCCTCGATTTCGTCGGCTATGTGCCCGACGTCGACTTCCTCGAATCGCCCGGCACGCAGCAGCGCTGCCTGTTCTCGGGCCCACGCGATAACGTCCTGATCGTAGCTTGTCATGATCGTGATCCTCCTCAGTCCGACGGTCAGTGGATCCTGGAGATGTACGATGCGAGCGCTGCCACGCCGGTGGCGCGCACGACGATGCTCCGGACGACGTGAACCCGGTGAAGCAGTCCAACTGCGCGCGAACTGGAAGCGCGCGTGATACCGCCGCTGCGCATTGCTTTTCAACAGGTAATGTAGCACCCGGCGGTCTTCAAAGCAGGGACGTGGCGCAGAGCTTCAATGGGCCGGGGTGTTATCCATCTTTTTTGTGTGCGAGCGCTCGATGAGTACACCTTGGATCACCGATTGTTTGTTCCATGACCGCCACTTCGACTGCGAAGTCGTCGCCGGCGTATTGTTGCCTTCGGCAGGTTTGTGCCATGAACCACGCTTCGTTTATTCGGCGGCAACTTGAGACCCGGATGACAGCGAGTGCGGCAGAGCAACATGTATCCGCGCAGTTCGCTCGGCGAGCGCCACTCGCCAATCGGCGCTAGCAGCGTGAGCGTGGAGTGCCAGTTGAGCCAGGCGAACAGCCGGCACTTCCGGGGAGCGTGTCAGGATCACTTGCTGCAACCGTCGCCGCTTGAACTACGAATGCAGTTCCACGACGTCTGAATCGGCCACCGGATGATCGGCGCCCACCTGTTGGCCGCTGAACTGCCCGCTCCCCCAAATGCGGGCGAACCTGAACGTGCGTGCGACATCAGGATGCACCCGCAGGGCGACATCCAGCACGGTGTCGCCGCGACGCATCGTAAAGGGCCGATTCCGGTCGACGGATTTCCCAGGGGCCTTGGTGTAGATGCGCACAATGCCCAGAGCTCTGAAAAGAAATGGTCCGATCTCGGCCAGTCCTCGTCCGCCGGTGGCCGAGGTTGCGAGCAGCGGAAAGTGTACGCCGAGCAGGTCTTCGAGCACGGCGCGTCTTCCGGGTTGGCGAGATCGGTCTTGTTGGCCAGCAG from Paraburkholderia hospita encodes the following:
- a CDS encoding DUF29 domain-containing protein; the encoded protein is MTSYDQDVIAWAREQAALLRAGRFEEVDVGHIADEIEDVARAEVRNITRRIAGLTAWLLKWQYQPELRSPSLRSMIRVQRERLKAQLRGTPSLQPILADDEWIKDVWADARQEASKETNIGFAFFPERCPWPMEQVLDPMFWPD